A region of Saccopteryx leptura isolate mSacLep1 chromosome X, mSacLep1_pri_phased_curated, whole genome shotgun sequence DNA encodes the following proteins:
- the SPIN4 gene encoding spindlin-4 codes for MSPPTVPPMGVDGVSAYLMKKRHTHRKQRRKPTFLTRKNIVGCRIQHGWKEGNEPVEQWKGTVLEQVSVKPTLYIIKYDGKDSVYGLELHRDKRVLALEILPERVPSPRIDSRLADSLIGKAVGHVFEGEHGRKDEWKGMVLARAPVMDTWFYITYEKDPVLYMYTLLDDYKDGDLRIIPDSNYYFPTAEREPGEVVDSLVGKQVEHAKDDGSKRTGIFIHQVVAKPSVYFIKFDDDIHIYVYGLVKTP; via the coding sequence ATGTCGCCCCCAACTGTGCCCCCAATGGGCGTAGATGGCGTGTCAGCGTACCTGATGAAGAAAAGGCACACCCACAGGAAGCAGCGGCGCAAGCCCACTTTCCTCACTCGTAAGAACATCGTCGGCTGCCGCATTCAGCACGGCTGGAAGGAGGGCAACGAGCCAGTCGAGCAATGGAAGGGCACCGTGCTAGAGCAGGTTTCTGTGAAGCCTACTCTCTACATCATCAAATACGACGGCAAAGACAGTGTATATGGACTGGAGCTGCACCGAGATAAGCGAGTTTTAGCGCTGGAGATCCTTCCTGAGAGAGTGCCAAGTCCTCGCATCGATTCGCGCCTCGCAGATTCCCTGATCGGCAAGGCAGTGGGGCATGTGTTTGAGGGCGAGCATGGCAGGAAAGATGAGTGGAAGGGCATGGTCCTGGCGCGAGCGCCTGTGATGGACACTTGGTTCTACATCACCTATGAGAAAGATCCTGTCCTTTATATGTACACGCTGCTAGATGACTACAAAGATGGTGACCTGCGCATCATTCCAGATTCCAACTACTACTTCCCTACAGCGGAACGGGAGCCTGGAGAAGTGGTCGATAGCCTCGTGGGCAAGCAGGTAGAGCACGCCAAAGATGATGGGTCCAAGAGAACCGGCATTTTCATCCATCAAGTGGTGGCCAAGCCGTCCGTCTACTTCATTAAGTTTGATGATGATATTCACATTTATGTCTATGGTTTGGTGAAAACTCCCTAA